A region from the Vicia villosa cultivar HV-30 ecotype Madison, WI linkage group LG3, Vvil1.0, whole genome shotgun sequence genome encodes:
- the LOC131656321 gene encoding agamous-like MADS-box protein AGL80, with protein sequence MARKKVKLAFIVNDAARKITYKKRKNSVLKKVDELSILCGIEACAIIYSPYDSQPEIWPSPSGVQNVLSKFRTMSEFGQRNNMVNQETFLKQRVLKGKEQLNKQRRDNKEKEMSMHMFECLNAGKIVSSNMSKFDLNNLSWMIDMNLKDIGRRLDNNTNSQDEFEAALLPPQASASHTEDIEMNNVDIMVNGHGDEPILFDNDVNLENEFWSNLFCD encoded by the coding sequence ATGGCTAGAAAAAAGGTGAAACTTGCTTTCATCGTGAATGATGCAGCAAGGAAAATCACATACAAGAAAAGGAAGAATAGTGTATTGAAGAAGGTTGATGAACTGAGTATCCTGTGCGGAATTGAAGCTTGTGCTATAATTTATAGCCCTTACGATTCTCAGCCTGAGATCTGGCCATCACCAAGCGGAGTCCAAAATGTTCTCTCAAAATTCAGGACAATGTCTGAATTTGGGCAACGCAATAACATGGTGAATCAAGAGACTTTCTTGAAACAAAGGGTTTTAAAGGGTAAAGAGCAACTAAACAAGCAAAGGAGAGACAATAAGGAGAAAGAGATGAGCATGCATATGTTTGAATGTCTAAATGCTGGGAAAATTGTATCCAGCAATATGTCTAAGTTTGATTTGAATAATTTGTCATGGATGATTGACATGAATTTGAAGGACATTGGTAGAAGGTTGGATAACAATACTAATAGTCAAGATGAATTTGAAGCGGCACTACTACCTCCACAAGCATCAGCATCCCATACTGAAGATATTGAAATGAATAACGTTGATATCATGGTGAATGGTCATGGAGATGAACCAATTCTGTTTGATAATGATGTTAATCTTGAAAATGAATTTTGGTCTAATCTATTTTGCGATTAA